In Frondihabitans sp. PAMC 28766, a genomic segment contains:
- a CDS encoding transporter substrate-binding domain-containing protein has protein sequence MPIHRTRAWRAASALALTGTLIGALAACSTTAASTSGGDAAASNGTTRVTVGAFANGAATETTITVPAVAKIRAELPASVRKSGELVIGVGDLPAGFPPLAFTGSDQKTQTGTEPDLGRLISAVFGLKPVIKPATWDNLFVGIDTGATNVGLSNITDTEQRKEKYDFASYRDDNLAFSVLKSSSWKFAGDYENLAGQTVAVGAGTNQEKLLLTWQSKLKAQGKKPLTIKYYPTDSATWLALDSGKIDANFGPNPGAAYQNTQSAKSANPTKTVGTFSGAGESLQGLIAATTKKGDGLDKPLADAIDYLIDNGQYTKWLKAYNLSNEAVAKSEINPPGLPLSNS, from the coding sequence ATGCCCATCCACCGCACCCGAGCCTGGCGAGCGGCATCGGCCCTCGCTCTCACCGGCACCCTCATCGGCGCGCTCGCCGCCTGCTCGACGACCGCTGCCTCGACATCAGGCGGGGACGCTGCTGCTTCGAACGGCACCACGAGGGTCACCGTCGGCGCGTTCGCCAACGGCGCGGCGACCGAGACCACCATCACCGTTCCCGCAGTCGCGAAGATCCGCGCCGAGCTCCCCGCGTCGGTTCGGAAGAGCGGCGAGCTCGTCATCGGCGTCGGCGACCTGCCCGCCGGGTTTCCGCCGCTCGCCTTCACGGGCAGCGACCAGAAGACGCAGACCGGCACCGAGCCCGACCTCGGCCGGCTCATCTCGGCCGTGTTCGGGCTGAAGCCGGTCATCAAGCCGGCGACCTGGGACAACCTGTTCGTCGGCATCGACACCGGCGCCACGAACGTGGGCCTGTCGAACATCACCGACACCGAGCAGCGCAAAGAGAAGTACGACTTCGCCTCCTACCGCGACGACAACCTCGCCTTCTCGGTGCTCAAGTCGAGCTCGTGGAAGTTCGCCGGCGACTACGAGAACCTCGCGGGGCAGACCGTCGCCGTCGGTGCCGGCACCAACCAGGAGAAGCTGCTGCTGACCTGGCAGTCCAAGCTGAAGGCCCAGGGCAAGAAGCCCCTGACCATCAAGTACTACCCGACCGACAGCGCCACCTGGCTCGCTCTCGACTCGGGCAAGATCGACGCGAACTTCGGCCCCAACCCCGGCGCCGCCTACCAGAACACGCAGAGCGCGAAGTCGGCGAACCCGACCAAGACCGTCGGCACGTTCTCGGGCGCAGGCGAGTCGCTGCAGGGTCTCATCGCCGCCACCACGAAGAAGGGCGACGGGCTCGACAAGCCGCTCGCGGATGCGATCGACTACCTCATCGACAACGGCCAGTACACGAAATGGCTGAAGGCCTACAACCTGTCGAACGAGGCCGTGGCGAAGTCCGAGATCAACCCTCCCGGCCTCCCGCTGAGCAACAGTTGA
- a CDS encoding LLM class flavin-dependent oxidoreductase, with translation MSGRGGVVLTGDAAVGVALGERGLDSGVRFVVLGLDGGVDDAGSSSRSAPAPGSSGRRLDAGMAAQAIAGRHPAVGVLVVADTVRDHPYNFARRMLSLDHLTKGRVGILVTPQPSAPVAGAIEFAQIIATLWETFPRDAIVTDRARGRFAESGRIRRLDHTGAWSIAGPLTTPSSVQGRPPVVWLGSRTDAEAAGRTGCSWWVPAARWPPWSHSSPPPHPATGRPP, from the coding sequence TTGAGCGGCCGCGGCGGGGTGGTGCTGACGGGCGACGCCGCGGTCGGCGTGGCCCTCGGCGAGAGAGGGCTCGACTCGGGCGTGCGGTTCGTCGTGCTCGGGCTGGACGGCGGGGTCGACGACGCGGGCTCGAGCTCGCGCTCGGCCCCGGCGCCCGGATCGTCCGGTCGTCGACTCGACGCAGGCATGGCCGCGCAGGCCATCGCCGGGCGCCACCCCGCCGTGGGCGTGCTGGTCGTGGCGGACACGGTGCGCGACCACCCGTACAACTTCGCACGCAGGATGCTGTCGCTCGATCACCTGACAAAGGGTCGCGTCGGCATCCTGGTCACCCCGCAGCCCTCGGCCCCCGTCGCCGGCGCGATCGAGTTCGCGCAGATCATCGCCACCCTCTGGGAGACCTTCCCGCGCGACGCGATCGTGACCGACCGCGCCCGTGGGCGCTTCGCCGAGAGCGGCAGGATCCGGCGGCTCGACCACACGGGCGCCTGGAGCATCGCGGGCCCCCTCACGACGCCGTCGAGCGTGCAGGGTCGGCCGCCCGTCGTGTGGCTCGGCTCGCGCACCGATGCCGAGGCCGCGGGGCGGACGGGCTGCTCGTGGTGGGTTCCGGCAGCGAGGTGGCCTCCGTGGAGTCACTCATCACCCCCGCCTCATCCGGCGACGGGCCGCCCGCCTTGA
- a CDS encoding LLM class flavin-dependent oxidoreductase has translation MSRDGQLVLGVNLQGFGQRPGAWQVQDVDGLDLVSLEFWQNLGRIAERGTLDLVFLADNPSLGDPDVRALGFLEPFTALQAIGQATTHLGLVGTASTTYNDPVELARRVQSLDVVTAGRAAWNAVTTYNPAVSANFGVTSNPDRTTRYARAAEFVAEVRGLWQASGLSGSAPGGHQPIVFQAGGSDQGRDLAARFADGVFSVELTLDAAVANRRELRAAAVAAGRRADDVKVLPGLSIVLGSTEAEAQHLYDSLEELAPDGYAESSLGAYLDVDVTTLDPDRPVPADILDRPFDENTYGHSVGYRRTVTRWVRNNNTSVRALVRGFGGYGARIVVGTPEHVADSIETWFEAGAADGFNLMIDRFPTGFEEVVDHVVPLLRARGLFRHEYGEATLHGRLAATRRDGPEPTDRHPALSASELKGTTTA, from the coding sequence ATGAGCCGCGACGGCCAGCTCGTTCTCGGCGTCAACCTGCAGGGCTTCGGGCAGCGACCCGGCGCATGGCAGGTGCAGGACGTCGACGGCCTCGACCTCGTGAGCCTTGAGTTCTGGCAGAACCTCGGCCGCATCGCCGAGCGCGGCACCCTCGACCTCGTCTTCCTCGCCGACAACCCGAGCCTCGGCGACCCAGACGTGCGCGCGCTCGGCTTCCTGGAGCCGTTCACCGCGCTGCAGGCCATCGGCCAGGCGACCACCCACCTGGGTCTCGTCGGCACGGCATCGACCACCTACAACGATCCCGTCGAGCTGGCACGGCGCGTGCAGAGCCTCGACGTCGTCACCGCGGGGCGCGCCGCCTGGAACGCGGTCACGACCTACAACCCCGCCGTGTCGGCCAACTTCGGGGTCACCTCGAACCCCGACCGCACGACGCGCTACGCCCGCGCGGCCGAGTTCGTCGCCGAGGTCCGCGGCCTCTGGCAGGCGTCGGGGCTCTCGGGCTCGGCTCCGGGTGGGCATCAGCCGATCGTCTTCCAGGCGGGCGGCTCCGACCAGGGCCGCGACCTCGCCGCCCGATTCGCCGACGGCGTCTTCAGCGTCGAGCTCACCCTCGACGCCGCAGTGGCGAACCGCCGCGAGCTGCGGGCGGCCGCCGTCGCTGCCGGGCGTCGGGCCGACGATGTGAAGGTGCTGCCAGGCCTCTCGATCGTGCTGGGCTCCACCGAGGCCGAAGCGCAACACCTTTACGACTCGCTTGAAGAGCTCGCCCCCGACGGCTACGCCGAGTCGTCGCTCGGCGCCTACCTCGACGTCGACGTGACCACCCTCGATCCTGACCGCCCCGTCCCCGCCGACATCCTCGACCGGCCGTTCGACGAGAACACCTACGGCCACTCCGTCGGCTATCGGCGCACCGTCACGCGATGGGTGCGCAACAACAACACGAGCGTCCGCGCCCTCGTGCGCGGGTTCGGCGGCTACGGCGCCCGCATCGTCGTCGGCACGCCCGAGCACGTCGCCGACTCGATCGAGACCTGGTTCGAGGCCGGCGCGGCCGACGGCTTCAACCTCATGATCGACCGCTTCCCCACCGGGTTCGAGGAGGTCGTCGACCACGTCGTGCCGCTGCTGCGGGCGCGCGGGCTCTTCCGTCACGAGTACGGCGAGGCGACCCTGCACGGCCGGCTCGCGGCGACCCGGCGTGACGGGCCCGAGCCGACCGACCGGCATCCTGCCCTCTCTGCTTCTGAACTGAAAGGAACCACCACCGCATGA
- a CDS encoding O-acetylhomoserine aminocarboxypropyltransferase/cysteine synthase family protein, whose product MRHRPDPRRGLPESAHGARITPIYLSAGFVFDDFDQAEARFGGTDPGYVYSRNNNPSHVAVEARVAALEGGTGAIFVASGQAAVSVALLGVLKAGDHFLSAPSIYEGTRSLFRDNFARFGIEVEFVENPRDLDDWERRIRPTTRLLFAESIPNPKNDLVDIEALASLAHRHDLPFAIDNTVATPYLLRPIEFGADIVVHSASKLLTGHGASLGGIVVDAGRFDWGARPDLYPHLNESRRNQPSFVSRFGAGAYLAFTRSVVVNRLGPTPSPFHAFLLQQGIETLSLRLRQHVANAARVAAWLDEQPQVASVDYAGLTSSPSYELGQKYLPRGTGSIFAFTLHGGRAAARGVVDSVALFSRMTHIGDVRSLIIHPATTTHLHLTQEERDRFGIDEGLIRLSVGIEDADDLIADLAQALAALPAAAAHAAVPAAAAGPAATAAPAAARAGAGAAALP is encoded by the coding sequence ATTCGACACCGACCAGATCCACGCCGGGGCCTCCCCGAGTCGGCCCACGGCGCCCGCATCACCCCGATCTATCTCAGCGCCGGCTTCGTCTTCGACGACTTCGACCAGGCCGAGGCGCGGTTCGGCGGCACCGACCCCGGTTACGTCTACTCGCGCAACAACAACCCCTCGCACGTCGCCGTCGAGGCGCGCGTTGCGGCCCTCGAGGGCGGAACCGGCGCGATCTTCGTGGCCAGCGGGCAGGCAGCGGTGTCGGTCGCGCTGCTCGGCGTGCTGAAGGCCGGCGACCACTTCTTGTCGGCGCCGAGCATCTACGAGGGCACCCGCTCGCTCTTCCGCGACAACTTCGCGCGGTTCGGCATCGAGGTCGAGTTCGTCGAGAACCCGCGCGACCTCGACGACTGGGAGCGCAGGATCCGGCCCACCACCCGCCTGCTCTTCGCCGAGTCCATTCCCAACCCGAAGAACGACCTCGTCGACATCGAGGCCCTGGCCTCACTGGCGCACCGGCACGACCTGCCCTTCGCGATCGACAACACGGTGGCGACCCCCTACCTGCTGCGGCCCATCGAGTTCGGCGCCGACATCGTCGTGCACTCCGCGTCGAAGCTCTTGACCGGCCACGGCGCGAGCCTCGGCGGCATCGTCGTCGACGCGGGGCGGTTCGACTGGGGCGCACGGCCCGACCTCTATCCGCACCTGAACGAGTCTCGTCGGAACCAGCCGTCGTTCGTCTCGAGATTCGGTGCGGGCGCTTACCTCGCCTTCACCCGCAGCGTCGTCGTCAACCGGCTGGGGCCGACGCCGTCACCGTTCCACGCGTTCCTGCTGCAGCAGGGCATCGAGACGCTCTCGCTGCGGCTGCGGCAGCACGTGGCGAACGCCGCACGCGTCGCGGCCTGGCTCGACGAGCAGCCGCAGGTGGCGAGCGTCGACTACGCGGGACTGACCTCCAGCCCGTCCTACGAGCTCGGGCAGAAGTACCTGCCGCGCGGCACGGGCAGCATCTTCGCGTTCACCCTGCACGGCGGACGGGCAGCGGCCCGCGGTGTCGTCGACTCCGTGGCGCTGTTCTCGCGCATGACGCACATCGGCGACGTGCGGTCGCTGATCATCCACCCGGCGACCACCACGCACCTGCACCTCACGCAGGAGGAGCGCGACCGCTTCGGCATCGACGAGGGGCTGATCCGGCTCTCCGTCGGCATCGAGGATGCCGACGACCTGATCGCCGACCTCGCCCAAGCGCTCGCCGCGCTGCCCGCCGCGGCCGCGCACGCCGCGGTGCCCGCGGCCGCTGCGGGGCCCGCTGCCACAGCCGCGCCCGCCGCTGCGCGCGCCGGCGCCGGCGCCGCCGCCCTGCCGTAG
- a CDS encoding acyl-CoA dehydrogenase family protein, whose translation MTTTMSETSETRGDERYERLAARFRPVFARIGVDSLEREQAGRLAHEQLGWLTEAGFARLRTPSSLGGFGARLSDLLRLLAELAEVDVNLAHIWRNHYSFVEDRLSALDEPSDTRSAVWLERLGRGEIIGGGWSESGPFTQETVETTIVPTTDGYRVDGAKYYSTGSVYAHWFTVLAVDPAGARTVALVPADQPGVTIGDDWDGFGQKLTGSGSVTYRGAHVAPGDAIPYASRYEYASQYYQSVLHSLLVGIGRAVLRDGIAALRARRRSHGNGTTSSPVDDPQILEVIGRVSSLVFGASSAFERSIDLVDRFVASGSEADRQQSWLAVAQAQGVVTDAVLEAATLVFDALGASGTSSAVALDRHWRNARTLASHNPRVFKQRLAGGLLVNGMDPTAH comes from the coding sequence ATGACGACGACGATGTCGGAGACGAGCGAGACCCGAGGCGACGAGCGCTACGAGCGTCTCGCTGCCCGGTTCCGGCCGGTCTTCGCCCGCATCGGCGTCGACTCGCTCGAGCGCGAGCAGGCCGGGCGCCTCGCGCATGAGCAGCTCGGCTGGCTGACCGAGGCCGGGTTCGCGCGGCTGCGCACGCCCTCGTCGTTGGGCGGGTTCGGGGCGCGCCTGTCCGACCTCCTGCGCCTTCTCGCCGAGCTCGCCGAGGTCGACGTGAATCTCGCGCACATCTGGCGCAACCACTACTCGTTCGTCGAGGACCGCCTCAGCGCGCTCGACGAGCCCTCTGACACCCGGTCGGCCGTCTGGCTCGAGCGCCTCGGGCGCGGCGAGATCATCGGCGGCGGCTGGAGCGAGAGCGGCCCCTTCACACAGGAGACCGTCGAGACCACGATCGTGCCGACCACCGACGGCTACCGCGTCGACGGCGCGAAGTACTACTCGACCGGCAGCGTCTACGCGCACTGGTTCACGGTGCTCGCTGTCGACCCGGCCGGGGCGCGCACCGTCGCCCTGGTGCCGGCCGACCAGCCCGGGGTCACCATCGGCGACGACTGGGACGGCTTCGGCCAGAAACTCACCGGCTCGGGCAGCGTCACCTACCGCGGCGCGCACGTCGCGCCGGGCGACGCCATCCCGTACGCGTCGCGCTACGAGTACGCGTCGCAGTATTACCAGAGCGTGCTGCACTCGCTGCTCGTCGGCATCGGCCGAGCCGTCCTGCGCGACGGCATTGCGGCGCTGCGGGCTCGGCGCCGGTCGCACGGCAACGGCACGACGTCGTCACCCGTCGACGATCCGCAGATCCTGGAGGTGATCGGGCGCGTGTCGAGCCTGGTGTTCGGGGCGTCGAGCGCATTCGAGCGCAGCATCGACCTCGTCGACCGGTTCGTGGCCTCAGGATCGGAGGCGGACCGTCAGCAATCCTGGCTGGCGGTCGCGCAGGCCCAGGGTGTCGTCACCGACGCCGTGCTCGAGGCGGCGACTCTCGTCTTCGACGCCCTCGGCGCCTCCGGCACCAGCTCGGCGGTCGCGCTCGACCGGCACTGGCGCAACGCCCGCACGCTCGCCTCGCACAACCCGCGCGTCTTCAAGCAGCGCCTCGCCGGCGGCCTGCTCGTCAACGGGATGGACCCGACGGCGCACTGA
- a CDS encoding carboxymuconolactone decarboxylase family protein, producing the protein MSDYFDRTADKTYTRVYKQQTPDILEKFAAFDDAVFQAEGRDIPLKYRELIALAVGITTQCVYCIDAHSQNAVKAGASEAELAEAAWVATAIRAGGGYAHGRLAFKLSGAAEPAEPAEPAEPAGHGAAGHTH; encoded by the coding sequence ATGAGCGACTACTTCGACCGCACCGCCGACAAGACCTACACGCGCGTGTACAAGCAGCAGACCCCCGACATCCTCGAGAAGTTCGCCGCGTTCGACGACGCCGTCTTCCAGGCCGAAGGCCGCGACATCCCGCTGAAGTACCGCGAGCTCATCGCCCTCGCCGTGGGCATCACGACCCAGTGCGTGTACTGCATCGACGCCCACTCGCAGAACGCCGTGAAAGCCGGCGCCTCGGAGGCCGAGCTGGCGGAGGCCGCCTGGGTCGCGACCGCGATCCGCGCCGGGGGCGGCTACGCGCACGGGCGCCTGGCGTTCAAGCTGTCGGGTGCCGCCGAGCCCGCCGAGCCCGCCGAGCCCGCCGAGCCCGCCGGGCACGGCGCCGCGGGCCACACGCACTGA
- a CDS encoding Lrp/AsnC family transcriptional regulator — MSDSTNKIHETAELDDLDRRLVAVLKTDGRISNSALAEAAGVAPSTAHTRLRSLQDRGVVTGFLASIDQRSLGLGLQAIVGVTLRPGARQENIRSFSDQVRRLPQVLQVFFLGGTDDFIVHIAVADSSAVREFVVEHLSAQPSVASTRTSIVFDYHRNGVAASFQ; from the coding sequence ATGAGCGATTCGACGAACAAAATTCACGAGACTGCAGAGCTCGACGACCTCGATCGGCGCCTCGTCGCGGTCCTGAAGACCGACGGGCGCATCTCGAACAGCGCCCTGGCCGAGGCCGCGGGCGTCGCGCCCTCCACCGCGCACACGCGCCTGAGATCGCTGCAGGATCGCGGAGTGGTCACCGGATTCCTCGCCAGCATCGACCAGAGGTCACTCGGTCTCGGCCTCCAGGCGATCGTCGGCGTCACGCTGCGTCCCGGCGCCCGACAGGAGAACATCCGCAGCTTCTCCGACCAGGTGCGGCGGCTGCCGCAGGTGCTTCAGGTGTTCTTCCTCGGCGGCACCGACGACTTCATCGTGCACATCGCTGTTGCCGACTCGTCGGCGGTGCGCGAGTTCGTCGTCGAGCACCTGTCGGCCCAGCCGAGCGTCGCGTCGACCCGGACGAGCATCGTGTTCGACTACCACCGCAACGGCGTCGCGGCGTCGTTCCAGTGA
- the ald gene encoding alanine dehydrogenase, whose protein sequence is MRVGIPTEIKNNENRVAITPAGVDALARRGHDVVVEAGAGLGSRILDSDYAAAGATILPSASEVWGSADLLLKVKEPIESEYAHLRADQTVFTYLHLAADRALTEALVASGTTAIAYETVQLADRSLPLLSPMSEVAGRLSITVGSYQLMRSHGGRGTLLGGVPGTPKAKVVVIGGGVAGEHAAANALGMGADVTVIDVSLPRLRALEVQFGGRIQTRHSTPFAIAEQLRDADLVIGSVLIPGAAAPKLVTDDMVATMKPGAVLVDIAIDQGGCFEGSHPTTHDDPTFAVHDAVYYCVANMPGAVPESSTRALTNATLPYVQALADKGWQKAIADDAALAKGLNVQGGRVTNAGVAAALGLELATV, encoded by the coding sequence GTGCGTGTAGGCATTCCGACCGAGATCAAGAACAACGAGAACCGCGTCGCAATCACCCCGGCGGGTGTCGACGCCCTGGCGAGGCGCGGCCACGACGTCGTCGTCGAGGCGGGAGCGGGGCTGGGGTCTCGCATCCTGGATTCCGACTACGCGGCCGCGGGCGCCACCATCCTGCCGAGCGCCTCGGAGGTCTGGGGTTCGGCTGACCTCCTGCTCAAGGTGAAGGAGCCGATCGAGAGCGAGTACGCCCATCTCCGCGCCGACCAGACCGTCTTCACCTACCTGCACCTCGCCGCCGACCGCGCACTGACCGAGGCGCTCGTCGCCAGCGGCACGACCGCGATCGCCTACGAGACGGTGCAACTCGCCGACCGCAGCCTGCCGCTGCTCTCACCCATGTCGGAGGTCGCCGGTCGCCTCTCGATCACCGTCGGCTCGTACCAGCTGATGCGCTCGCACGGCGGGCGCGGCACCCTGCTCGGCGGCGTGCCCGGCACCCCGAAGGCGAAGGTCGTCGTGATCGGCGGCGGTGTCGCCGGCGAGCACGCGGCTGCCAACGCCCTCGGCATGGGGGCCGACGTGACCGTCATCGACGTGTCGCTGCCTCGCCTGCGTGCCCTCGAAGTGCAGTTCGGCGGCAGGATCCAGACGCGGCACTCGACCCCGTTCGCCATCGCCGAGCAACTGCGAGACGCCGATCTCGTGATCGGGTCGGTGCTCATCCCGGGCGCGGCGGCCCCCAAGCTCGTGACCGACGACATGGTCGCCACCATGAAGCCCGGGGCGGTGCTCGTCGACATCGCGATCGACCAGGGCGGCTGCTTCGAGGGTTCGCACCCGACCACGCACGACGACCCCACCTTCGCGGTGCACGACGCGGTGTACTACTGCGTCGCGAACATGCCGGGCGCCGTGCCGGAGTCGTCGACACGAGCGCTGACGAACGCGACGCTGCCGTACGTGCAGGCGCTGGCCGACAAGGGCTGGCAGAAGGCCATCGCCGACGATGCCGCGCTGGCCAAGGGGCTCAACGTGCAGGGTGGTCGCGTCACGAACGCCGGCGTCGCCGCCGCCCTCGGGCTGGAGCTCGCCACGGTCTAG
- a CDS encoding YitT family protein has product MRLNPLAIRLPALVVGLVLYGAAISLLVRAHVGVEPWDAFALGIARHTGWSFGLLTNVIGALVLLLWWPLRQRPGLGTVLNIGVVGSSAQVGLMILPSVSSLPVRIALFAAGMLLLAVASGLYIGAGFGPGPRDGLMTGLNRRLGVPIWLSRTVVEVSVGVTGWILGGDIGVGTVVFALGAGPLCGLTLPWFAARIPAARPSRRASRPESTTAAV; this is encoded by the coding sequence ATGAGACTCAACCCTCTCGCGATCCGGCTGCCGGCGCTGGTCGTCGGCCTCGTGCTGTACGGCGCTGCGATCTCACTCTTGGTGCGCGCCCACGTCGGCGTCGAGCCGTGGGACGCCTTCGCCCTGGGCATCGCGCGGCACACCGGCTGGAGCTTCGGCCTGCTCACCAACGTGATCGGCGCCCTCGTGCTGCTGCTGTGGTGGCCTCTGCGTCAACGACCCGGGCTCGGCACCGTGCTGAACATCGGCGTCGTGGGGTCGAGCGCCCAGGTGGGCCTCATGATCCTGCCGTCCGTGTCGTCTCTACCCGTGCGCATCGCGCTCTTCGCCGCCGGCATGCTGCTGCTCGCCGTCGCGAGCGGGCTCTACATTGGCGCCGGGTTCGGCCCCGGGCCCCGCGACGGCCTCATGACCGGACTCAACCGCAGGCTCGGGGTGCCGATCTGGTTGTCGCGCACCGTCGTCGAGGTGTCGGTCGGTGTGACGGGGTGGATCCTCGGCGGCGACATCGGCGTCGGCACCGTCGTGTTCGCGCTCGGGGCCGGGCCGCTGTGCGGGCTGACTCTCCCGTGGTTCGCGGCGCGGATCCCCGCGGCCCGTCCGTCGCGGCGCGCTTCGCGCCCGGAATCGACGACTGCGGCCGTCTGA
- a CDS encoding alpha/beta hydrolase, translating into MTDQPDRTLAPARTPAPPFDAELGAALEELGDLMDPTLTPDKLQARRAAPTIPIDEIIGGRAIRRTERTIEAGGVEIALSIFERDDHETAGIGIYYTHGGGMVAGDRYSGAAEYLQWVEAFDAVVVSVEYRLAPEHPDPAPVDDSYAGLVWAAEHAAELGIDPSRLIVAGVSAGGGLAAGLALRARDQGGPALAGALLICPMLDDRNDTVSSAQIDGFGVWDRTSNDTGWNALLGDRRGTDGVSIYAAPARTTDLSGLPPTFIDCATAEVFRDEDVAYATSIWQHGGVAELHVWPGGYHAFDNFAPAAQLSIEARAARVAWMRRVLGA; encoded by the coding sequence GTGACCGACCAGCCCGACCGCACCCTGGCTCCCGCCCGCACCCCCGCCCCGCCGTTCGACGCCGAGCTGGGCGCGGCCCTCGAGGAGCTCGGCGACCTGATGGACCCGACCCTCACGCCGGACAAGCTGCAAGCGCGCCGCGCTGCTCCCACGATCCCGATCGACGAGATCATCGGCGGCCGGGCGATCCGCCGCACCGAGCGCACCATCGAAGCGGGCGGCGTCGAGATCGCGCTGTCGATCTTCGAGCGGGACGATCACGAGACGGCCGGCATCGGCATCTACTACACGCACGGGGGCGGAATGGTGGCCGGCGACCGGTACTCCGGCGCGGCCGAATACCTGCAGTGGGTCGAGGCCTTCGACGCCGTGGTGGTCTCGGTGGAGTACCGGCTGGCGCCCGAGCATCCTGACCCGGCGCCTGTCGACGACTCGTACGCCGGCCTCGTCTGGGCGGCCGAGCACGCCGCCGAGCTGGGCATCGACCCGTCGCGTCTCATCGTCGCGGGAGTCAGCGCCGGGGGAGGCCTGGCGGCCGGGCTCGCCCTCCGCGCGCGCGACCAGGGTGGCCCTGCGCTGGCCGGCGCACTGCTGATCTGCCCGATGCTCGACGACCGCAACGACACCGTGTCGAGCGCGCAGATCGACGGCTTCGGCGTCTGGGATCGCACGAGCAACGACACGGGCTGGAACGCCCTGCTGGGCGACCGCCGCGGCACGGACGGCGTGTCGATCTATGCGGCGCCGGCCCGGACGACCGATCTCAGCGGCCTGCCGCCCACGTTCATTGACTGTGCGACGGCCGAGGTCTTCCGCGACGAGGACGTCGCCTATGCCACGTCGATCTGGCAGCATGGCGGTGTCGCCGAGCTCCACGTCTGGCCCGGCGGCTACCACGCGTTCGACAACTTCGCGCCCGCGGCGCAGTTGTCGATCGAAGCCAGGGCTGCCCGTGTCGCGTGGATGCGCCGGGTGCTCGGCGCCTGA
- a CDS encoding N-acetyltransferase, giving the protein MSIAEPARTRPLTDDEFAAWRDAQLADYAESLERSSGISPESARARSEKEFFGALPDGLQTARMHVLAVLDAAGEKAGVLWVGPHPSFDGSGYVYDIVIEQDHRGAGLGRATMLAAEEVSKAEGWSKIGLNVFGDNEVARGLYDSLGYAVASTRMIKPL; this is encoded by the coding sequence ATGAGCATCGCAGAGCCCGCCCGCACCCGCCCGCTGACCGACGACGAGTTCGCCGCGTGGCGCGACGCGCAGCTCGCCGACTACGCCGAGAGCCTCGAGCGCTCGAGCGGCATCTCGCCGGAGTCGGCGCGCGCTCGCTCCGAGAAGGAGTTCTTCGGCGCCCTGCCCGACGGGCTGCAGACGGCGCGCATGCACGTGCTGGCCGTGCTCGACGCGGCCGGCGAGAAGGCCGGCGTGCTGTGGGTCGGGCCGCATCCCTCGTTCGACGGCTCGGGATACGTGTACGACATCGTCATCGAGCAGGATCACCGCGGGGCTGGCCTCGGCCGGGCGACGATGCTCGCCGCCGAGGAGGTGTCGAAGGCGGAAGGCTGGAGCAAGATCGGCCTCAACGTCTTCGGCGACAACGAAGTGGCGCGCGGCCTCTACGACTCGCTCGGCTACGCCGTCGCCTCGACACGCATGATCAAACCGCTCTGA
- a CDS encoding TetR/AcrR family transcriptional regulator, whose product MADVVTREKPRRRKSPVERRDEIVEAASRLAIGDGLGAVTAKRVAQDLGVVPGLVTHYFSSIDDLVAAAFVLAAARERDELYASARAAAPTSVAGQLGALLDSYVDPGRDTISLLWLDAWQDSRRRPALADAVEGQMLLDYDALAELIEEGIVSDGLLVPDPREAAVSVMALVDGLSIRAAVRDRIDYAPVVEVFTETASRLLGLAR is encoded by the coding sequence ATGGCCGATGTTGTTACACGCGAGAAACCTCGACGGCGCAAGAGCCCCGTCGAGCGCCGCGACGAGATCGTCGAGGCGGCAAGCCGGCTGGCGATCGGCGACGGCCTCGGCGCAGTCACGGCGAAAAGGGTTGCTCAGGATCTCGGGGTCGTGCCGGGTCTCGTCACCCACTACTTCTCGTCGATCGACGACCTCGTCGCCGCCGCCTTCGTGCTCGCTGCGGCCCGCGAGCGGGACGAGCTGTACGCCTCGGCCCGTGCCGCCGCTCCGACATCGGTCGCCGGGCAGCTCGGCGCCCTCCTCGACTCGTACGTCGACCCGGGGCGCGACACGATCAGCCTCCTCTGGCTTGACGCCTGGCAGGACAGCCGGCGGCGACCCGCGCTCGCCGACGCCGTCGAGGGCCAGATGCTGCTCGACTACGACGCGCTCGCAGAGCTCATCGAGGAGGGGATCGTGAGCGATGGGCTCCTGGTGCCCGACCCTCGGGAGGCCGCCGTCAGCGTCATGGCCCTGGTCGACGGGCTGAGCATCCGCGCCGCCGTGCGCGACCGTATCGACTACGCACCCGTCGTCGAGGTCTTCACCGAGACTGCGTCGCGCCTCCTGGGGCTCGCACGCTGA